In Xylocopa sonorina isolate GNS202 chromosome 3, iyXylSono1_principal, whole genome shotgun sequence, one genomic interval encodes:
- the LOC143422385 gene encoding unconventional myosin-IXa isoform X2, whose protein sequence is MDNCGSGVVQVFVGEWSPEYEALSIKATKQTSSAEIVECIIERLGLVDASVSNGYELAEVVGNSVGQECKERRLGPSECPVALMLLWPRNAAQQEYYRFYLRKKQPDYLWSDSRFPMDPQLLKDYFNRFLYQPRDKEYPDLCQLPDLNEQTLLDNLRARFLAGNIYTYVGSILIALNPFKFYPIYNPKYVKLYQNRRLGPDIPPHIFAIADAAYHCMLKERRNQCIVISGESGSGKTESTNFLLHHLTALSQKGSHGSGVEQTILSAGPVLEAFGNAKTAHNNNSSRFGKFIQVNYKENGMVHGAVVQKYLLEKSRIVSQGRNERNYHVFYYLLAGASEQEKQLLHLESCDRYNYLNKSGCYGLENVDERHEFSRLKQSMEMVGFTPEKQRRLFAVLSAVLLLGNVEFQPRKSYHHHDEAVGVKNPEVVALISELLRVKQETLLAALTAKRARASGETLVINYRLPEAIAARDAMAKCLYGALFDWIVLQVNHALLSKKDTLRDHQGNSIGVLDIFGFEDFKTCNSFEQLCINYANEQLQHYFNQHVFQYEQREYRKQGIRWTDIGYSDNSGCLNLIEGKPNGLLCLLDDQCNFPGATNETLLQKFNSVHKDNLFYEAPQRREAAFVVRHYAGAVKYQAANMREKNLDLMRPDGVVGVLKNSSLAFVRELVGADPVAVFRWAILRAFFRAHFAFQEAGRAHRHGRADGTKTSIQNRYRTPNENVIRKNKSFRPRERGKKGLKNLQTVKTLAGRTQSYGSGPGKARKQPITVSAQFQQSLHSLMDTLNQANPFFIRCIKSNANKVPNEFDEETVQRQLRYTGMLETVRIRQAGFNVRLTYEEFIQLYRMLLPKGLLSSQSDVRDFLLTLNLNRDNYQLGTTKVFLRESEKIKLDIELHQQIITSITTIQKWFRACLERRKFLRLKNAVVQIQAFWRMVIAQRFAHSLRARIEAATHIQSAWRAYKHHSWFKKFKSCVITFQAYVRGNNARKIFAELKKRKKLPVDKIGEYKEISNQKEIGYDNSKVSSRLRDSEESLTEDHGLLEFNTVRKAESQSHLISTRSDSVFRDTIDTNMSYSKRKVTPSKLHESSTILQNLDSVPLDKFYNRCASLKISASFRSYESQVSVNSSESQENSCDKPVPSTRTKRGDQSPTITMNTNLANAPSRLSSVNVSKRTDSSSTGYSDGETDTETPSTVQSAPPIFNATPSFPNPRENTYYQCNINLTHSPNSDVWRRRAEYSPINYSDYLLSGPQKSTLTRSPNVTQYKNIADNLFEQVQQEKPNEASNYNVKLDNDRFIHMEGSAAREQRRLSDNSVPTDRIDSNVPVSPIRRDHDYEHSKEIKDFSYLKRQNSEGDTSMKLDPVNDENPLKSPVLKGTSPKEKNSRSKEPDVPARSTRRNRNGREVQCRSMGESVIEANSGEVKSLFLGTIKETDLHKSMKVRIRKESPHETASRSVTDWPVNKNESAVKTQQLGKRMGCKTIMAPDLKRRNSDPTTKLSGHSEGKSVADTSPNDLKLAPGMNLLEWKGNLFTLAGHCFRKVARFAKDDVCVCCHEKMDAFVTQGYKCIDCKQLYHVKCIQNGGVLKMPCILANTPSRRKNRKSPRMPYDVLKQGVASKFNLTGTSAFSDSTDKIISDAKELALMQDFITKKIYIMEGQEEGKKPSEVDRVFKQALRKFKDDLVITYSVAIQQGIEGNIKYTDLIANFLHVMETVCKQENTSEDFPVTMGVNAFRGFMNEFMTLAKTEAPEKQSKSKRKKEKKRKQEEPTRHGNHMFQLTIINIPTACEVCTSFFMWPIERGLVCQNCKLTCHKKCFMRTLADCGKDASLHEANSRKVFGVPLYKLDCGDGKIPIVVDRLITSIEMHGLYVEGIYRKSGVSSKVKELKLKMDEGDLENVNFENYQVHVLAAVLKSFFRDMPEPLLTYEYYDDFLHAANLTDPRDRISTLFAILKKLPKPNFDLMERLIVHLARVALHEVDNRMSPSALAIVFAPCILRTNRTLPAQDSLQDVGRQTCCVETIVQEKLRVVRATLADINTLETACQTVVKRLSSIRSSKDYSPEEPNVAATSVTVRGATTDRGRDRGDEEEALLVDHIQEIQKEKALLTSILPSLTRASSDDDLLLSATDLDDGSLDDFLPSSADGLVRKKPIQRESSTDNAFPTIISVDEDMVMV, encoded by the exons ATGGATAACTGTGGCTCGGGGGTTGTGCAAGTATTTGTGGGTGAATGGAGCCCAGAATATGAAGCACTTTCAATCAAAGCTACAAAACAGACCTCATCTGCTGAGATAGTGGAATGTATAATAGAGAGACTTGGATTAGTTGATGCCTCTGTTTCTAATGGTTATGAACTGGCAGAAGTGGTAGGGAACTCTGTTGGGCAAGAATGCAAGGAAAGAAGACTTGGACCATCCGAGTGCCCTGTAGCACTTATGTTATTATGGCCAAGAAATGCAGCGCAACAAGAATATTACAG GTTTTACTTGCGTAAAAAGCAACCAGATTATTTGTGGTCAGATAGTAGATTTCCCATGGATCCACAGCTCCTTAAGGACTATTTTAATAGGTTCTTATATCAACCACGAGACAAGGAGTATCCAGATCTATGTCAACTTCCAGACCTTAACGAACAAACTCTATTGGACAACCTTCGGGCTAGGTTTTTAGCTGGaaacatatatacatatgttgGCAGCATATTAATCGCACTGAATCCATTTAAATTTTATCCTATTTACAATCCGAAATACGTGAAACTTTATCAAAATAGAAGGTTGGGGCCAGATATACCGCCGCATATATTTGCCATAGCTGATGCGGCTTACCATTGTATGCTTAAAGAGAGAAGAAATCAGTGCATTGTCATTAGCGGTGAGAGTGGTTCTGGTAAAACAGAATCAACAAATTTTCTACTACATCATTTGACAGCACTTAGTCAGAAAGGTTCTCATGGTAGCGGTGTCGAGCAGACAATACTTAGTGCTGGTCCTGTATTAGAAGCATTTGGAAATGCAAAAACCGCACACAATAACAATAGTAGTCGTTTTGGCAAATTTATTCAAGTGAACTACAAGGAAAATGGAATGGTGCACGG GGCTGTTGTACAGAAATATCTTTTGGAAAAATCGAGAATAGTTTCTCAAGGAAGAAATGAACGAAACTATCATGTATTTTATTATCTTCTGGCTGGAGCAAGTGAACAAGAGAAGCAACTTTTGCATCTGGAAAGTTGTGATCGTTACAATTACTTAAATAAAAGTGGCTGTTACGGGCTTGAAAATGTCGACGAACGGCATGAATTTTCAAGACTGAAACAATCTATGGAAATGGTTGGGTTCACACCAGAGAAACAAAGAAGACTGTTTGCAGTTCTGTCAGCTGTTCTTCTACTCG GTAACGTAGAGTTTCAGCCAAGAAAATCTTATCATCATCACGACGAAGCTGTGGGTGTTAAGAATCCTGAAGTTGTCGCGTTGATATCTGAGCTTCTTAGAGTGAAACAAGAAACTCTTCTGGCTGCACTAACTGCCAAACGTGCAAGAGCTTCCGGAGAAACTTTAGTTATCAACTATAGACTTCCAGAAGCAATTGCGGCAAGAGATGCTATGGCCAAATGTTTGTATGGAGCACTATTTGATTGGATTGTACTTCAG GTTAATCATGCTTTACTTTCAAAGAAAGATACCCTCAGAGATCATCAAGGCAATAGCATAGGTGTATTAGATATTTTTGGTTTTGAAGATTTCAAAACGTGCAATAGCTTTGAACAATTATGTATAAACTATGCAAACGAACAACTACAACATTATTTCAATCAGCATGTTTTTCAATACGAACAACGAGAGTATAGAAAACAGGGGATTAGGTGGACAGACATAGGATACAGTGATAATTCAGGCTGTTTAAATTTAATTGAAGGAAAACCGAATGGTCTTCTTTGCCTCTTGGATGATCAGTGCAA CTTTCCGGGTGCAACGAATGAGACACTGCTACAAAAATTTAATTCAGTCCATAAAGACAATCTATTTTACGAAGCACCACAACGACGCGAAGCAGCCTTTGTTGTACGTCATTATGCAGGGGCTGTTAAATATCAAGCTGCTAATATGAGAGAGAAAAATCTCGATTTAATGCGACCAGACGGTGTCGTTGGTGTATTGAAAAATTCTTCTCTTGCTTTCGTTCGAGAATTAGTGGGTGCTGATCCGGTTGCCGTATTTAGGTGGGCGATACTTCGAGCATTTTTTCGTGCTCATTTCGCCTTCCAAGAAGCGGGCCGAGCTCATAGACATGGACGAG CTGATGGTACAAAAACGTCTATACAAAACAGGTATAGGACACCGAACGAGAATGTAATAAG GAAAAATAAATCATTTCGACCAAGAGAACGTGGCAAGAAGGGTTTAAAAAATCTTCAAACCGTAAAAACACTTGCTGGACGAACGCAAAGTTATGGTTCTGGTCCTGGAAAAGCGAGGAAGCAACCCATAACAGTATCGGCACAATTTCAACAAAGTCTCCACAGTCTTATGGATACTTTAAATCAAGCAAATCCATTCTTTATCAGATGCATTAAAAGTAATGCTAACAAAGTGCCGAATGAATTTGACGAAGAAACAGTGCAACGTCAATTAAGATACACTGGAATGTTGGAAACAGTCAGAATTAGACAGGCTGGATTTAATGTTCGTTTAACGTACGAAGAATTTATCCAACTATACAGAATGTTATTGCCCAAGGGTTTATTAAGTTCCCAATCCGATGTCAGAGATTTCTTATTGACGCTAAATCTGAACAGAGACAATTACCAGCTTGGAACGACTAAAGTGTTTCTTCGAGAGTCGGAAAAAATTAAATTAGACATTGAATTACACCAACAAATAATTACGAGTATCACAACTATACAAAAGTGGTTCCGTGCGTGTTTAGAAAGAAGAAAGTTCCTCAGATTAAAAAATGCAGTTGTGCAAATACAGGCATTTTGGAGAATGGTCATTGCTCAGAGATTCGCACATTCTTTACGCGCTAGAATCGAAGCTGCAACTCATATTCAGTCTGCTTGGAGAGCATACAAGCATCACAGTTGGTTTAAGAAATTTAAGTCGTGCGTGATTACCTTCCAAGCTTATGTTCGTGGCAATAACGCACGGAAGATATTTGCAGAATTGAAGAAACGAAAGAAATTGCCTGTTGATAAAATCGGAGAGTATAAAGAAATCTCAAATCAAAAAGAGATTGGGTACGACAACAGTAAGGTGTCCTCTAGGCTTAGAGACAGTGAAGA GTCACTCACAGAAGATCACGGATTATTGGAATTCAATACGGTTCGTAAAGCGGAGTCTCAAAGTCATCTTATATCAACAAG atCAGACAGTGTGTTCCGGGATACGATCGACACGAACATGTCATATTCGAAGCGTAAAGTAACACCAAGCAAGTTGCACGAGTCTAGTACAATTTTACAAAATTTGGACTCCGTTCCCTTGGATAAATTTTATAACCGCTGTGCCAGCCTGAAGATTTCGGCTAGTTTCAGGAGCTATGAATCTCAAGTGAGCGTTAACAGTTCAGAATCTCAAGAAAATTCTTGCGACAAACCTGTACCGAGTACCAGAACAAAGCGGGGTGATCAATCTCCTACTATTACGATGAATACGAATTTGGCAAACGCTCCGAGTCGATTATCATCCGTTAATGTTAGTAAACGAACGGACAGTTCATCAACAGGGTACAGCGATGGAGAGACCGACACAGAAACTCCAAGCACCGTGCAAAGTGCACCGCCTATCTTCAACGCAACCCCATCGTTTCCAAATCCTCGAGAAAACACGTACTATCAGTGTAACATAAACTTGACGCATAGCCCAAATTCAGACGTCTGGCGTCGTAGAGCGGAATATTCGCCCATTAATTATAGCGATTATCTACTGTCCGGTCCGCAAAAATCAACGTTGACACGATCCCCGAATGTTACGCAGTATAAGAATATAGCCGATAACTTGTTCGAACAAGTGCAACAAGAGAAACCGAACGAAGCATCGAATTATAACGTCAAATTGGATAATGATCGTTTCATACACATGGAAGGCTCCGCGGCTAGAGAGCAACGCCGATTGAGCGACAATAGCGTACCAACAGATCGAATAGATTCGAACGTTCCTGTTTCACCTATTAGACGCGACCACGATTACGAGCATAGTAAAGAAATTAAAGATTTCAGCTATCTAAAGAGGCAAAACTCGGAAGGGGATACATCCATGAAACTAGACCCTGTGAACGATGAGAACCCGCTGAAGAGTCCCGTGTTGAAGGGAACATCACCCAAGGAGAAGAATTCGAGGTCAAAGGAACCTGACGTGCCGGCTAGAAGTACGAGAAGGAACCGAAATGGTCGAGAAGTTCAGTGTCGGTCCATGGGTGAGAGTGTCATCGAAGCGAACAGCGGAGAGGTGAAAAGTCTATTTCTTGGCACGATTAAAGAGACTGATCTGCACAAATCGATGAAAGTACGGATTCGAAAGGAAAGCCCTCACGAAACAGCTTCGAGATCAGTAACGGATTGGCCTGTGAACAAAAATGAATCCGCAGTGAAAACGCAGCAACTTGGTAAACGTATGGGATGCAAAACTATAATGGCGCCAGACCTAAAAAGGAGAAACTCGGATCCGACCACTAAATTATCGGGGCACAGCGAGGGCAAGTCAGTAGCCGACACAAGTCCTAACGACTTGAAACTCGCGCCTGGTATGAACCTTTTGGAGTGGAAAGGCAATCTTTTCACGTTAGCGGGTCATTGCTTCAGAAAAGTAGCGAGGTTCGCCAAAGACGATGTATGCGTTTGCTGTCACGAGAAAATGGACGCGTTTGTCACGCAGGGATACAAATGTATCGACTGCAAACAATTGTACCACGTGAAGTGTATTCAGAACGGCGGAGTACTTAAAATGCCCTGTATACTGGCGAACACGCCGAGCAGACGGAAAAACAGGAAGTCCCCGCGGATGCCATACGATGTCTTGAAACAGGGAGTGGCGTCGAAGTTCAATTTGACTGGTACATCCGCTTTCTCTGACAGCACGGACAAGATTATATCGGACGCGAAAGAATTAGCTTTAATGCAAGATTTCATTACGAAGAAGATCTACATAATGGAGGGTCAAGAGGAGGGCAAGAAGCCTAGCGAGGTCGATCGGGTGTTTAAGCAAGCCTTGCGTAAATTCAAGGACGATCTAGTGATCACCTATAGCGTTGCCATTCAGCAAGGAATCGAAGGTAACATTAAGTACACTGATCTGATAGCGAACTTTTTGCACGTAATGGAGACAGTGTGCAAACAAGAGAATACCAGTGAAGATTTTCCCGTGACAATGGGGGTAAACGCATTCAGAGGATTTATGAACGAATTTATGACGTTAGCGAAAACCGAGGCACCGGAAAAACAGAGTAAAAGCAAGCGTAAGAAGGAAAAGAAACGGAAACAAGAGGAACCAACGCGACACGGTAATCACATGTTCCAGTTGACTATCATAAATATACCTACAGCCTGCGAAGTCTGTACGTCTTTCTTCATGTGGCCTATCGAGCGAGGACTTGTCTGCCAGA ATTGTAAGTTAACGTGCCACAAGAAGTGCTTCATGAGAACATTGGCGGATTGCGGGAAGGATGCTTCGTTGCACGAAGCGAACTCGCGAAAAGTGTTCGGTGTACCGTTGTACAAATTAGACTGTGGCGACGGCAAGATACCGATAGTGGTGGATCGGTTGATCACGAGCATAGAGATGCACGGTCTTTACGTGGAGGGTATATATCGAAAGAGCGGTGTTAGTTCGAAAGTAAAAGAGTTGAAGTTAAAAATGGACGAGGGCGATCTCGAGAATGTGAACTTTGAAAATTACCAAGTACACGTGCTCGCGGCGGTATTGAAAAGTTTCTTTCGGGACATGCCCGAGCCACTTCTAACCTACGAATATTACGACGACTTCCTGCACGCTGCTAATCTGACGGATCCCAGAGATCGTATCAGCACGCTCTTTGCCATTTTGAAGAAACTACCGAAACCGAACTTCGATCTGATGGAACGGTTGATCGTTCATCTGGCCAGGGTGGCGCTCCACGAGGTCGACAATCGGATGTCACCGTCGGCACTGGCGATAGTATTCGCGCCGTGCATTTTGAGAACGAACAGGACGCTGCCCGCGCAGGATTCTTTGCAGGACGTCGGTAGGCAAACGTGTTGCGTCGAGACGATCGTACAAGAAAAATTGAGAGTCGTCAGAGCGACTCTAGCCGATATAAACACGCTTGAGACTGCTTGCCAAACGGTGGTCAAGCGCTTGTCCAGTATACGATCTTCGAAGGACTACAGCCCGGAGGAACCGAACGTGGCGGCAACGAGCGTAACCGTGAGAGGAGCCACTACAGACAGAGGCAGAGACCGAGGCGACGAGGAAGAGGCGCTGCTCGTCGATCATATACAGGAGATTCAAAAAGAAAAGGCACTACTGACCTCGATCCTTCCAAGCCTAACGAGAGCTTCTTCGGATGACGACCTACTTCTATCTGCCACGGACTTGGACGATGGGTCTCTCGATGACTTCCTACCATCTTCTGCCG ACGGGCTTGTAAGGAAGAAACCTATCCAGAGGGAAAGTTCCACGGACAATGCATTTCCTACGATCATTAGTGTCGATGAAGACATGGTAATGGTATGA